A region of Vicugna pacos chromosome 7, VicPac4, whole genome shotgun sequence DNA encodes the following proteins:
- the CASP2 gene encoding caspase-2 — MAAPGPGSRSALQQKGLMAADRRRRILGVCGMHPDHQEALKKNRVVLAKQLLLSELLEHLLEKDIITMEMREHIQAKVGSFNQNVELLNLLPKRGPQAFDAFCVALRDTKQSHLEELLLRTLSGLPRAPPPLSCDYDLRLPFPACESLPPHKQLRLSADTVEYSLDNGDGPACLQVKPCTPEFYQAHCQLAYRLQSRPRGLALVLSNVHFTGEKDLEFRSGGDVDHSTLVALFRLLGYKVHVLLDQTAQEMQEELQNFAQLPAHRATDSCIVALLSHGVEGGVYGVDGKLLQLQEVFRLFDNANCPSLQNKPKMFFIQACRGDETDRGVDQQDGKNHGGSPECEESDAGKEELLKMRLPTRSDMICGYACLRGTAAMRNTKRGSWYVEALTQVFSERACDMHVADMLVKVNALIKEREGYAPGTEFHRCKEMSEYCSTLCRHLYLFPGHPPT; from the exons GATATTGGGAGTGTGTGGCATGCACCCCGACCATCAGGAAGCCCTGAAAAAGAACCGAGTGGTGCTGGCCAAACAGCTGTTGCTGAGCGAACTATTAGAACACCTCCTGGAGAAAGACATTATCACCATGGAAATGAGGGAGCACATTCAG GCCAAGGTGGGCAGCTTCAACCAGAATGTGGAACTCCTCAACTTGTTGCCCAAGAGGGGCCCCCAGGCTTTTGATGCCTTCTGCGTAGCCCTGAGGGACACCAAGCAGAGTCACCTGGAGGAGCTGTTGCTCAGAACCCTGTCTGGTCTTCCACGTGCACCCCCACCG CTGAGCTGCGACTACGACTTGCGTCTCCCTTTCCCGGCGTGTGAGTCCCTCCCCCCTCACAAGCAGCTCCGCCTGTCTGCAG ATACGGTGGAATACTCCCTAGACAACGGGGATGGTCCTGCCTGCCTTCAGGTGAAgccttgcactcccgagttttaTCAGGCACACTGTCAGCTG gcctatAGGCTGCAGTCTCGGCCCCGGGGCCTGGCACTGGTGCTGAGCAATGTGCACTTCACTGGAGAGAAAGACCTGGAATTCCGCTCTGGAGGGGATGTGGACCACAGCACTCTGGTCGCCCTCTTCAGGCTCCTGGGCTACAAAGTCCACGTTCTGCTCGACCAGACTGCACAG GAAATGCAAGAGGAACTCCAGAATTTTGCCCAGTTGCCGGCTCACCGTGCCACCGACTCCTGCATAGTGGCGCTCCTGTCCCACGGCGTGGAGGGTGGTGTCTACGGTGTGGATGGCAAACTGCTTCAG CTGCAAGAGGTTTTCCGGCTCTTTGACAATGCCAACTGCCCGAGCCTCCAGAACAAGCCGAAAATGTTCTTCATCCAGGCCTGCCGTGGAG ATGAAACGGATCGCGGGGTTGACCAGCAGGACGGAAAGAACCACGGTGGGTCCCCCGAGTGTGAGGAGAGTGATGCGGGTAAGGAGGAGCTGCTGAAGATGCGACTGCCCACTCGCTCGGACATGATCTGTGGCTACGCCTGCCTCCGAG GGACGGCCGCCATGCGCAACACCAAGCGGGGCTCCTGGTACGTTGAGGCCCTGACACAGGTGTTCTCTGAGAGGGCCTGTGACATGCACGTGGCTGACATGCTCGTGAAG GTGAACGCGCTCATCAAGGAGCGCGAGGGCTACGCCCCGGGCACGGAGTTCCACCGGTGCAAGGAGATGTCCGAGTACTGCAGCACGCTGTGCCGCCACCTCTATCTCTTCCCAGGACACCCTCCCACGTGA